One Ananas comosus cultivar F153 linkage group 1, ASM154086v1, whole genome shotgun sequence DNA window includes the following coding sequences:
- the LOC109708387 gene encoding ACD11 homolog protein-like, giving the protein MGEESFSSSSSSSSPAESVLETPGQSLMATPAGSFRDADEGTPLAAVAEAFEELARSLRGGGGEEGGDGGLRLAPFVDACSLVSVLFGCLGFAFKFAEMEYVAKVNDLIEASKAYETLIHIIDHDIKNDSVRRQGSHSRNLRRVRLGLDLIRALFEQFLSTNECSLKDAASTAYGQVCAPFHNWAIRKTVSAGMYALPTREQLISRLNETDYSVQKEMQRYINASSPIIQYIDDLFLSRNIALDW; this is encoded by the exons ATGGGCGAGGAGTCGTtctcgtcgtcatcgtcgtcgtcgtccccgGCGGAGTCGGTCCTGGAGACACCAGGGCAGTCGCTCATGGCGACCCCGGCGGGGTCGTTCCGGGACGCGGACGAGGGGACGCCGCTCGCCGCCGTGGCAGAGGCCTTCGAGGAGCTCGCGCGCTccctccgcggcggcggcggcgaggagggtGGGGACGGAGGGCTCCGCCTCGCCCCCTTCGTCGACGCGTGCTCCCTCGTCTCCGTCCTCTTCGGTTGCCTAGGGTTCGCATTCAAGTTCGCGGAGATGGAGTACGTCGCCAAG GTTAATGACCTAATCGAAGCATCAAAGGCATATGAGACATTGATCCATATTATTGATCATGACATAAAAAATGATAGTGTCAGAAGGCAAGGAAGCCATTCACGTAATTTGCGCAGAGTCAGGCTGGGCCTTGACCTCATCAGAGCTTTGTTTGAGCAATTTCTATCTACAAA TGAATGCTCATTAAAAGATGCTGCATCTACCGCTTATGGACAAGTTTGTGCACCATTCCATAACTGGGCTATCAGGAAGACTGTTTCTGCTGGAATGTATGCTCTTCCAACTAGGGAACAATTGATATCGAGATTAAATGAAACAG ATTACTCTGTACAGAAGGAAATGCAAAGATACATTAACGCCTCTAGCCCCATTATACAGTACATCGACGATCTTTTCCTCTCCAGGAATATTGCCCTAGACTGGTGA